A stretch of Lathyrus oleraceus cultivar Zhongwan6 chromosome 6, CAAS_Psat_ZW6_1.0, whole genome shotgun sequence DNA encodes these proteins:
- the LOC127093068 gene encoding probable CoA ligase CCL6, protein MSEVYTVKVEEGKPATSDGKPSVGPVYRCIYAKDGLLELPSGLESPWDFFRDSVKKNPDNQMLGRRQKLDSKAGPYSWLTYKEVYDISIQMGSAMRIRGVNPGDHCGIYGANCPEWIIAMEACNCSAVTYVPLYDTLGSNAVEFIINHAEVSIAFVQENKIPSILSCLDRCSSNLKTIVSFGNVSATQKKEAEEFGTSCFAWDEFLQLGSLEWDLPPKKKTDICTIMYTSGTTGEPKGVIIKNEAFMSEVLSIDQIIMLTDRVAADDDIYFSFLPLAHVYDQIMATYCIFKGSSIGFWQGDVRFLMEDVQELKPTIFCGVPRVFDRICAGIKSKVSSAGSLKSALFHYAYNYKLSYLEKGLQQHKAAPLFDRLVFDKTKQALGGRVRILLSGAAPLPLHVEECLRVTSGSTLSQGYGLTESCAGCFTSIGDVFSMMGTVGIPMTTIEARLESVPEMGYDALSSEPRGEICLRGNSLFSGYHKRQDLTQEVIVDGWFHTGDIGEWQPNGAMKIIDRKKNIFKLSQGEYIAVESIESKYLQCPLITSIWVYGNSFESFLVAVVVPERKVLEDWAIEHNFTGDFKSVCENLKARKYILDELRSTGQKLQLRGFELLKAIYLEPSPFDIERDLVTPTFKLKRPQLLKHYKEQIDELYKEAKGTMA, encoded by the exons ATGTCAGAGGTTTACACTGTGAAGGTTGAGGAAGGAAAGCCTGCTACATCTGATGGAAAGCCATCTGTAGGTCCTGTATATAGATGCATTTATGCCAAAGATGGTCTTTTGGAGTTGCCTTCTGGTTTAGAATCCCCATGGGATTTCTTCAG GGATTCTGTTAAGAAGAACCCCGACAACCAAATGCTTGGAAGACGTCAAAAACTCGATTCTAAA GCGGGACCATATTCATGGCTCACATATAAAGAGGTCTATGACATTTCCATTCAAATGGGATCGGCCATGAGAATCCGCGGCGTCAATCCT GGAGATCATTGTGGCATATACGGTGCCAACTGTCCTGAATGGATCATTGCAATGGAG GCTTGCAATTGCTCTGCAGTAACATATGTTCCATTGTATGACACCCTTG GTTCTAATGCTGTGGAGTTTATCATAAACCATGCTGAAGTTTCAATCGCATTTGTTCAAGAAAATAAGATTCCATCA ATTTTGTCATGTCTTGATCGGTGTTCTTCAAATCTTAAGA CTATTGTGAGCTTTGGAAATGTTTCGGCCACACAAAAGAAGGAAGCTGAGGAATTCGGCACATCCTGCTTCGCCTGGGACGAGTTTCTCCAGTTG GGAAGTTTAGAATGGGATCTACCACCAAAAAAGAAGACTGACATTTGCACAATAATGTACACAAGTGGAACAACCGGCGAACCCAAAGGTGTCATTATTAAGAATGAGGCTTTCATGTCTGAAGTGTTGTCTATTGATCAAATTATTATGTTAACAGACAGAGTG GCCGCAGACGACGATATATACTTCTCCTTTCTTCCTCTTGCTCATGTTTACGACCAGATAATGGCGACCTATTGCATCTTCAAGGGCTCCTCGATAGGGTTTTGGCAAGGC GATGTTAGATTCTTGATGGAAGATGTTCAGGAATTGAAACCGACTATATTTTGCGGTGTTCCTAGAGTTTTTGATCGTATTTGCGCTG GTATCAAAAGCAAAGTTTCATCTGCTGGATCACTGAAAAGTGCATTGTTTCATTATGCATACAACTA TAAGTTAAGTTACCTGGAGAAGGGTCTTCAACAGCATAAAGCAGCACCTCTGTTTGATAGGCTTGTGTTTGATAAG ACGAAACAAGCACTCGGTGGACGCGTTCGTATTCTATTATCAGGTGCTGCTCCTTTGCCTTTACATGTGGAAGAGTGTTTGAGAGTCACTAGTGGATCCACATTATCACAAGGATATG GTCTTACTGAAAGCTGTGCTGGGTGTTTCACATCGATCGGCGATGTGTTTTCTATGATGGGAACAGTTGGAATTCCCATGACAACCATTGAGGCCAGACTTGAATCTGTACCAGAGATGGGATATGACGCACTTTCCAGCGAACCCCGCGGAGAAATTTGCCTCAGAGGAAATTCATTGTTCTCTGGTTACCACAAGCGACAAGATCTTACTCAGGAGGTTATCGTTGACGGTTGGTTTCATACAG GCGATATCGGAGAATGGCAACCAAACGGAGCGATGAAAATCATCGATAGGAAAAAGAATATCTTTAAACTGTCTCAAGGAGAATACATTGCTGTAGAGAGTATTGAAAGCAAGTATCTGCAATGCCCTCTTATAACATCG ATTTGGGTATACGGAAACAGTTTTGAGTCATTCTTAGTGGCTGTGGTGGTTCCTGAGAGAAAGGTTCTTGAAGATTGGGCAATAGAGCACAATTTTACTGGTGACTTTAAATCTGTGTGTGAAAATTTAAAGGCAAGAAAGTACATCTTGGATGAGCTCAGAAGCACTGGTCAGAAACTTCAA CTTAGGGGATTTGAGCTGCTCAAAGCTATTTATctggaaccatctccatttgacataGAGAGAGATCTAGTAACTCCAACATTCAAATTGAAGAGGCCTCAATTACTGAAACACTACAAG GAACAAATTGATGAACTATACAAGGAAGCAAAAGGAACAATGGCATGA